A single genomic interval of Rhinatrema bivittatum chromosome 12, aRhiBiv1.1, whole genome shotgun sequence harbors:
- the LOC115074561 gene encoding polymeric immunoglobulin receptor-like isoform X1 — protein sequence MTLILLFSLLPALTRALYGPFTVTGELDSSITITCHYKTSSVNIHGRKFWCKCSRLHSSCDTVSSTTPYVAPSHKNRTSISDVPKNGTFVVKMEKLAWEDAGQYRCGIGQNNNGFFFPVNLRISEDPGKAGQPELIFGEQRGSVTIRCALQSNLTGVKKFWCRVGRAGCRTVADSDGYVGANYEGRIVIAEERDPAVFKVLINHLTKEDSGWYRCGMETFGTEGTWKDINLHVSEEVTTPRRPRLIQAVAGGPVSANCYHNLQGNFNLTYWCKWKDAGCTILIDSSGYVDSTFAGRISMTPHNEDVEVYTVVMKQLRETDAGWFWCGFTDGLQELTSSLRLRVIKARTSTAGSTTPSSSTSQRERRSPAPHFGSTGLTWRPERSIGTEPPYSTGPTYSVPGSQTAARSAVPSASDRRNATGRFAAETTQPVSSSSDSTLPASATQTVPRSWSMSANADSDPQTGTTTHEKSRSARTSTAGSTTPSSSTSQRERRSPAPHFGSTGLTWRPERSIGTEPPYSTGPTYSVPGSQTAARSAVPSASDRRNATGRFAAETTQPVSSSSDSTLPASATQTVPRSWSMSANADSDPQTGTTTHEKSRSGLTYSVLGSQTASRAAFPKVDSRGRAGPSDGRSTTGGREVVDKSIRPGSVLLAAGTVGAEVRDTASPSVNTRGRTQSPALGTRKAPISTAKANHETLTPAESTLKNGPHLLLVLMVVLLLALLLGAGLLLLVRKKLQKQRAQGPADSSGTAMEEAKNLGGEARSDCAELQETDVDQENRPLRDPEASDTA from the exons cacttaCTAGGGCTTTATATGGACCTTTCACTGTGACCGGCGAGCTTGACAGTTCCATCACCATAACGTGCCATTACAAAACCTCCTCTGTAAATATCCATGGGAGGAAATTCTGGTGCAAGTGTTCACGACTTCATTCAAGCTGTGACACTGTCAGTTCCACCACCCCCTACGTAgctccaagccacaagaaccggACATCCATCTCTGACGTCCCCAAGAATGGAACGTTTGTGGTGAAAATGGAAAAGCTAGCATGGGAAGATGCAGGGCAGTACCGATGTGGAATTGGGCAGAATAACAACGGCTTCTTTTTCCCGGTGAATCTCAGGATTTCAGAAG ATCCAGGCAAAGCTGGCCAGCCAGAGCTGATCTTTGGCGAGCAGAGGGGATCTGTAACCATCAGATGTGCACTACAGAGCAACTTGACTGGTGTGAAGAAATTCTGGTGTAGGGTGGGCAGAGCAGGCTGTCGTACTGTGGCTGACTCAGACGGTTATGTGGGCGCAAATTACGAGGGAAGAATCGTAATTGCAGAagagagagatcctgcagtattcaAAGTCCTAATTAATCACCTGACAAAAGAGGACTCCGGGTGGTACAGGTGCGGAATGGAAACGTTTGGGACAGAAGGGACATGGAAAGATATCAACTTGCACGTCTCGGAGG AGGTCACTACACCCAGAAGACCCCGGTTAATCCAGGCAGTTGCTGGAGGTCCAGTATCAGCTAACTGCTATCACAACCTGCAAGGGAATTTTAATCTCACATACTGGTGCAAATGGAAGGACGCTGGGTGCACTATCTTGATTGACAGCAGTGGCTACGTGGACAGCACCTTTGCTGGGAGAATTTCAATGACTCCTCACAACGAAGATGTCGAGGTCTACACGGTGGTGATGAAGCAGCTGAGAGAGACCGATGCTGGCTGGTTCTGGTGTGGCTTTACTGATGGCCTCCAGGAGCTCACATCCTCCCTCAGGCTGCGCGTTATAAAAG CAAGAACGTCTACTGCAGGCTCGACAACCCCATCTTCAAGCACCAGCCAAAGAGAGAGAAGATCTCCTGCCCCTCATTTTGGCAGCACTGGACTCACCTGGCGGCCTGAGAGAAGCATTGGGACAG AACCTCCCTATTCCACAGGCCCAACATACTCGGTGCCTGGGAGTCAGACAGCAGCAAGATCAGCTGTCCCCAGTGCCTCAGATCGCAGAAACGCCACCGGAAGATTCGCTGCTGAAACCACTCAGCCAG TTTCTTCATCATCAGACTCAACTCTGCCAGCATCTGCAACTCAGACGGTACCAAGGTCCTGGAGTATGTCTGCCAATGCTGATTCTGATCCGCAAACTGGCACTACCACCCATGAAAAGTCTCGGTCAG CAAGAACGTCTACTGCAGGCTCGACAACCCCATCTTCAAGCACCAGCCAAAGAGAGAGAAGATCTCCTGCCCCTCATTTTGGCAGCACTGGGCTCACCTGGCGGCCTGAGAGAAGCATTGGGACAG AACCTCCCTATTCCACAGGCCCAACATACTCGGTGCCTGGGAGTCAGACAGCAGCAAGATCAGCTGTCCCCAGTGCCTCAGATCGCAGAAACGCCACCGGAAGATTCGCTGCTGAAACCACTCAGCCAG TTTCTTCATCATCAGACTCAACTCTGCCAGCATCTGCAACTCAGACGGTACCAAGGTCCTGGAGTATGTCTGCCAATGCTGATTCTGATCCGCAAACTGGCACTACCACCCATGAAAAGTCTCGGTCAG GCCTGACGTATTCTGTGCTTGGGAGTCAAACAGCGTCAAGAGCTGCTTTCCCCAAAGTGGACAGTAGAGGGCGCGCCGGTCCCTCAGATGGCAGAAGCACCACTGGAGGCCGAGAGGTCGTAGATAAAAGCATCAGACCAG GGTCAGTCCTGCTTGCCGCTGGCACAGTGGGTGCTGAGGTAAGAGACACCGCATCCCCCAGTGTGAACACCAGAGGGCGCACCCAGTCTCCAGCTCTTGGAACCAGGAAGGCACCCATCAGCACAGCTAAAGCGAACCACGAAACACTGACCCCTGCTGAAAG CACTTTGAAGAATGGACCGCATCTGCTTTTGGTTCTGATGGTGGTGTTGCTGCTGGCATTACTTCTGGGTGCTGGTCTTCTCCTACTGGTCAGGAAAAAGTTGCAGAAACAGAGAG CCCAGGGACCTGCTGACAGCTCCGGCACTGCCATGGAGGAAGCAAAGAACTTAGGAGGAGAGGCAAGGAGTGACTGTGCTGAACTTCAGGAAACCGATGTTGACCAAGAAAACA GACCGCTGAGGGATCCAGAGGCCTCAGACACTGCGTAG
- the LOC115074561 gene encoding polymeric immunoglobulin receptor-like isoform X2, with protein MTLILLFSLLPALTRALYGPFTVTGELDSSITITCHYKTSSVNIHGRKFWCKCSRLHSSCDTVSSTTPYVAPSHKNRTSISDVPKNGTFVVKMEKLAWEDAGQYRCGIGQNNNGFFFPVNLRISEDPGKAGQPELIFGEQRGSVTIRCALQSNLTGVKKFWCRVGRAGCRTVADSDGYVGANYEGRIVIAEERDPAVFKVLINHLTKEDSGWYRCGMETFGTEGTWKDINLHVSEEVTTPRRPRLIQAVAGGPVSANCYHNLQGNFNLTYWCKWKDAGCTILIDSSGYVDSTFAGRISMTPHNEDVEVYTVVMKQLRETDAGWFWCGFTDGLQELTSSLRLRVIKARTSTAGSTTPSSSTSQRERRSPAPHFGSTGLTWRPERSIGTVSSSSDSTLPASATQTVPRSWSMSANADSDPQTGTTTHEKSRSARTSTAGSTTPSSSTSQRERRSPAPHFGSTGLTWRPERSIGTEPPYSTGPTYSVPGSQTAARSAVPSASDRRNATGRFAAETTQPVSSSSDSTLPASATQTVPRSWSMSANADSDPQTGTTTHEKSRSGLTYSVLGSQTASRAAFPKVDSRGRAGPSDGRSTTGGREVVDKSIRPGSVLLAAGTVGAEVRDTASPSVNTRGRTQSPALGTRKAPISTAKANHETLTPAESTLKNGPHLLLVLMVVLLLALLLGAGLLLLVRKKLQKQRAQGPADSSGTAMEEAKNLGGEARSDCAELQETDVDQENRPLRDPEASDTA; from the exons cacttaCTAGGGCTTTATATGGACCTTTCACTGTGACCGGCGAGCTTGACAGTTCCATCACCATAACGTGCCATTACAAAACCTCCTCTGTAAATATCCATGGGAGGAAATTCTGGTGCAAGTGTTCACGACTTCATTCAAGCTGTGACACTGTCAGTTCCACCACCCCCTACGTAgctccaagccacaagaaccggACATCCATCTCTGACGTCCCCAAGAATGGAACGTTTGTGGTGAAAATGGAAAAGCTAGCATGGGAAGATGCAGGGCAGTACCGATGTGGAATTGGGCAGAATAACAACGGCTTCTTTTTCCCGGTGAATCTCAGGATTTCAGAAG ATCCAGGCAAAGCTGGCCAGCCAGAGCTGATCTTTGGCGAGCAGAGGGGATCTGTAACCATCAGATGTGCACTACAGAGCAACTTGACTGGTGTGAAGAAATTCTGGTGTAGGGTGGGCAGAGCAGGCTGTCGTACTGTGGCTGACTCAGACGGTTATGTGGGCGCAAATTACGAGGGAAGAATCGTAATTGCAGAagagagagatcctgcagtattcaAAGTCCTAATTAATCACCTGACAAAAGAGGACTCCGGGTGGTACAGGTGCGGAATGGAAACGTTTGGGACAGAAGGGACATGGAAAGATATCAACTTGCACGTCTCGGAGG AGGTCACTACACCCAGAAGACCCCGGTTAATCCAGGCAGTTGCTGGAGGTCCAGTATCAGCTAACTGCTATCACAACCTGCAAGGGAATTTTAATCTCACATACTGGTGCAAATGGAAGGACGCTGGGTGCACTATCTTGATTGACAGCAGTGGCTACGTGGACAGCACCTTTGCTGGGAGAATTTCAATGACTCCTCACAACGAAGATGTCGAGGTCTACACGGTGGTGATGAAGCAGCTGAGAGAGACCGATGCTGGCTGGTTCTGGTGTGGCTTTACTGATGGCCTCCAGGAGCTCACATCCTCCCTCAGGCTGCGCGTTATAAAAG CAAGAACGTCTACTGCAGGCTCGACAACCCCATCTTCAAGCACCAGCCAAAGAGAGAGAAGATCTCCTGCCCCTCATTTTGGCAGCACTGGACTCACCTGGCGGCCTGAGAGAAGCATTGGGACAG TTTCTTCATCATCAGACTCAACTCTGCCAGCATCTGCAACTCAGACGGTACCAAGGTCCTGGAGTATGTCTGCCAATGCTGATTCTGATCCGCAAACTGGCACTACCACCCATGAAAAGTCTCGGTCAG CAAGAACGTCTACTGCAGGCTCGACAACCCCATCTTCAAGCACCAGCCAAAGAGAGAGAAGATCTCCTGCCCCTCATTTTGGCAGCACTGGGCTCACCTGGCGGCCTGAGAGAAGCATTGGGACAG AACCTCCCTATTCCACAGGCCCAACATACTCGGTGCCTGGGAGTCAGACAGCAGCAAGATCAGCTGTCCCCAGTGCCTCAGATCGCAGAAACGCCACCGGAAGATTCGCTGCTGAAACCACTCAGCCAG TTTCTTCATCATCAGACTCAACTCTGCCAGCATCTGCAACTCAGACGGTACCAAGGTCCTGGAGTATGTCTGCCAATGCTGATTCTGATCCGCAAACTGGCACTACCACCCATGAAAAGTCTCGGTCAG GCCTGACGTATTCTGTGCTTGGGAGTCAAACAGCGTCAAGAGCTGCTTTCCCCAAAGTGGACAGTAGAGGGCGCGCCGGTCCCTCAGATGGCAGAAGCACCACTGGAGGCCGAGAGGTCGTAGATAAAAGCATCAGACCAG GGTCAGTCCTGCTTGCCGCTGGCACAGTGGGTGCTGAGGTAAGAGACACCGCATCCCCCAGTGTGAACACCAGAGGGCGCACCCAGTCTCCAGCTCTTGGAACCAGGAAGGCACCCATCAGCACAGCTAAAGCGAACCACGAAACACTGACCCCTGCTGAAAG CACTTTGAAGAATGGACCGCATCTGCTTTTGGTTCTGATGGTGGTGTTGCTGCTGGCATTACTTCTGGGTGCTGGTCTTCTCCTACTGGTCAGGAAAAAGTTGCAGAAACAGAGAG CCCAGGGACCTGCTGACAGCTCCGGCACTGCCATGGAGGAAGCAAAGAACTTAGGAGGAGAGGCAAGGAGTGACTGTGCTGAACTTCAGGAAACCGATGTTGACCAAGAAAACA GACCGCTGAGGGATCCAGAGGCCTCAGACACTGCGTAG
- the LOC115074561 gene encoding polymeric immunoglobulin receptor-like isoform X3, whose translation MTLILLFSLLPALTRALYGPFTVTGELDSSITITCHYKTSSVNIHGRKFWCKCSRLHSSCDTVSSTTPYVAPSHKNRTSISDVPKNGTFVVKMEKLAWEDAGQYRCGIGQNNNGFFFPVNLRISEDPGKAGQPELIFGEQRGSVTIRCALQSNLTGVKKFWCRVGRAGCRTVADSDGYVGANYEGRIVIAEERDPAVFKVLINHLTKEDSGWYRCGMETFGTEGTWKDINLHVSEEVTTPRRPRLIQAVAGGPVSANCYHNLQGNFNLTYWCKWKDAGCTILIDSSGYVDSTFAGRISMTPHNEDVEVYTVVMKQLRETDAGWFWCGFTDGLQELTSSLRLRVIKARTSTAGSTTPSSSTSQRERRSPAPHFGSTGLTWRPERSIGTEPPYSTGPTYSVPGSQTAARSAVPSASDRRNATGRFAAETTQPVSSSSDSTLPASATQTVPRSWSMSANADSDPQTGTTTHEKSRSARTSTAGSTTPSSSTSQRERRSPAPHFGSTGLTWRPERSIGTVSSSSDSTLPASATQTVPRSWSMSANADSDPQTGTTTHEKSRSGLTYSVLGSQTASRAAFPKVDSRGRAGPSDGRSTTGGREVVDKSIRPGSVLLAAGTVGAEVRDTASPSVNTRGRTQSPALGTRKAPISTAKANHETLTPAESTLKNGPHLLLVLMVVLLLALLLGAGLLLLVRKKLQKQRAQGPADSSGTAMEEAKNLGGEARSDCAELQETDVDQENRPLRDPEASDTA comes from the exons cacttaCTAGGGCTTTATATGGACCTTTCACTGTGACCGGCGAGCTTGACAGTTCCATCACCATAACGTGCCATTACAAAACCTCCTCTGTAAATATCCATGGGAGGAAATTCTGGTGCAAGTGTTCACGACTTCATTCAAGCTGTGACACTGTCAGTTCCACCACCCCCTACGTAgctccaagccacaagaaccggACATCCATCTCTGACGTCCCCAAGAATGGAACGTTTGTGGTGAAAATGGAAAAGCTAGCATGGGAAGATGCAGGGCAGTACCGATGTGGAATTGGGCAGAATAACAACGGCTTCTTTTTCCCGGTGAATCTCAGGATTTCAGAAG ATCCAGGCAAAGCTGGCCAGCCAGAGCTGATCTTTGGCGAGCAGAGGGGATCTGTAACCATCAGATGTGCACTACAGAGCAACTTGACTGGTGTGAAGAAATTCTGGTGTAGGGTGGGCAGAGCAGGCTGTCGTACTGTGGCTGACTCAGACGGTTATGTGGGCGCAAATTACGAGGGAAGAATCGTAATTGCAGAagagagagatcctgcagtattcaAAGTCCTAATTAATCACCTGACAAAAGAGGACTCCGGGTGGTACAGGTGCGGAATGGAAACGTTTGGGACAGAAGGGACATGGAAAGATATCAACTTGCACGTCTCGGAGG AGGTCACTACACCCAGAAGACCCCGGTTAATCCAGGCAGTTGCTGGAGGTCCAGTATCAGCTAACTGCTATCACAACCTGCAAGGGAATTTTAATCTCACATACTGGTGCAAATGGAAGGACGCTGGGTGCACTATCTTGATTGACAGCAGTGGCTACGTGGACAGCACCTTTGCTGGGAGAATTTCAATGACTCCTCACAACGAAGATGTCGAGGTCTACACGGTGGTGATGAAGCAGCTGAGAGAGACCGATGCTGGCTGGTTCTGGTGTGGCTTTACTGATGGCCTCCAGGAGCTCACATCCTCCCTCAGGCTGCGCGTTATAAAAG CAAGAACGTCTACTGCAGGCTCGACAACCCCATCTTCAAGCACCAGCCAAAGAGAGAGAAGATCTCCTGCCCCTCATTTTGGCAGCACTGGACTCACCTGGCGGCCTGAGAGAAGCATTGGGACAG AACCTCCCTATTCCACAGGCCCAACATACTCGGTGCCTGGGAGTCAGACAGCAGCAAGATCAGCTGTCCCCAGTGCCTCAGATCGCAGAAACGCCACCGGAAGATTCGCTGCTGAAACCACTCAGCCAG TTTCTTCATCATCAGACTCAACTCTGCCAGCATCTGCAACTCAGACGGTACCAAGGTCCTGGAGTATGTCTGCCAATGCTGATTCTGATCCGCAAACTGGCACTACCACCCATGAAAAGTCTCGGTCAG CAAGAACGTCTACTGCAGGCTCGACAACCCCATCTTCAAGCACCAGCCAAAGAGAGAGAAGATCTCCTGCCCCTCATTTTGGCAGCACTGGGCTCACCTGGCGGCCTGAGAGAAGCATTGGGACAG TTTCTTCATCATCAGACTCAACTCTGCCAGCATCTGCAACTCAGACGGTACCAAGGTCCTGGAGTATGTCTGCCAATGCTGATTCTGATCCGCAAACTGGCACTACCACCCATGAAAAGTCTCGGTCAG GCCTGACGTATTCTGTGCTTGGGAGTCAAACAGCGTCAAGAGCTGCTTTCCCCAAAGTGGACAGTAGAGGGCGCGCCGGTCCCTCAGATGGCAGAAGCACCACTGGAGGCCGAGAGGTCGTAGATAAAAGCATCAGACCAG GGTCAGTCCTGCTTGCCGCTGGCACAGTGGGTGCTGAGGTAAGAGACACCGCATCCCCCAGTGTGAACACCAGAGGGCGCACCCAGTCTCCAGCTCTTGGAACCAGGAAGGCACCCATCAGCACAGCTAAAGCGAACCACGAAACACTGACCCCTGCTGAAAG CACTTTGAAGAATGGACCGCATCTGCTTTTGGTTCTGATGGTGGTGTTGCTGCTGGCATTACTTCTGGGTGCTGGTCTTCTCCTACTGGTCAGGAAAAAGTTGCAGAAACAGAGAG CCCAGGGACCTGCTGACAGCTCCGGCACTGCCATGGAGGAAGCAAAGAACTTAGGAGGAGAGGCAAGGAGTGACTGTGCTGAACTTCAGGAAACCGATGTTGACCAAGAAAACA GACCGCTGAGGGATCCAGAGGCCTCAGACACTGCGTAG